Proteins from a single region of Gorilla gorilla gorilla isolate KB3781 chromosome 16, NHGRI_mGorGor1-v2.1_pri, whole genome shotgun sequence:
- the IDH2 gene encoding isocitrate dehydrogenase [NADP], mitochondrial translates to MAGYLRVVRSLCRASGSRPAWAPAALTAPTSQEQPRRHYADKRIKVAKPVVEMDGDEMTRIIWQFIKEKLILPHVDIQLKYFDLGLPNRDQTDDQVTIDSALATQKYSVAVKCATITPDEARVEEFKLKKMWKSPNGTIRNILGGTVFREPIICKNIPRLVPGWTKPITIGRHAHGDQYKATDFVADRAGTFKMVFTPKDGSGVKEWEVYNFPAGGVGMGMYNTDESISGFAHSCFQYAIQKKWPLYMSTKNTILKAYDGRFKDIFQEIFDKHYKTDFDKNKIWYEHRLIDDMVAQVLKSSGGFVWACKNYDGDVQSDILAQGFGSLGLMTSVLVCPDGKTIEAEAAHGTVTRHYREHQKGRPTSTNPIASIFAWTRGLEHRGKLDGNQDLIRFAQTLEKVCVETVESGAMTKDLAGCIHGLSNVKLNEHFLNTTDFLDTIKSNLDRALGRQ, encoded by the exons ATGCCGACAAAAGGATCAAGGTGGCGAAGCCCGTGgtggagatggatggtgatgaGATGACCCGTATTATCTGGCAGTTCATCAAGGAGAAG CTCATCCTGCCCCACGTGGACATCCAGCTAAAGTATTTTGACCTCGGGCTCCCAAACCGTGACCAGACTGATGACCAGGTCACCATtgactctgcactggccacccagaaGTACAGTGTGGCTGTCAAGTGTGCCACCATCACCCCTGATGAGGCCCGTGTGGAAG AGTTCAAGCTGAAGAAGATGTGGAAAAGTCCCAATGGAACTATCCGGAACATCCTGGGGGGGACTGTCTTCCGGGAGCCCATCATCTGCAAAAACATCCCACGCCTAGTCCCTGGCTGGACCAAGCCCATCACCATTGGCAGGCACGCCCATGGAGACCAG TACAAGGCCACAGACTTTGTGGCAGACCGGGCCGGCACTTTCAAAATGGTCTTCACCCCAAAAGATGGCAGCGGTGTCAAGGAGTGGGAAGTGTACAACTTCCCCGCAGGCGGCGTGGGCATGGGCATGTACAACACCGACGAG TCCATCTCAGGTTTTGCGCACAGCTGCTTCCAGTATGCCATCCAGAAGAAATGGCCGCTGTACATGAGCACCAAGAACACCATACTGAAAGCCTACGATGGGCGTTTCAAGGACATCTTCCAGGAGATCTTTGACAA GCACTATAAGACCGACTTCGACAAGAATAAGATCTGGTATGAGCACCGGCTCATTGATGACATGGTGGCTCAGGTCCTCAAGTCTTCGGGTGGCTTTGTGTGGGCCTGCAAGAACTATGACGGAGATGTGCAGTCAGACATCCTGGCCCAGG GCTTTGGCTCCCTTGGCCTGATGACGTCCGTCCTGGTTTGCCCTGATGGGAAGACGATTGAGGCTGAGGCCGCTCATGGGACCGTCACCCGCCACTATCGGGAGCACCAGAAG GGCCGGCCCACCAGCACCAACCCCATCGCTAGCATCTTTGCCTGGACACGTGGCCTGGAGCACCGGGGGAAGCTGGATGGGAACCAAGACCTCATCAG GTTTGCCCAGACGCTGGAGAAGGTGTGCGTGGAGACGGTGGAGAGTGGAGCCATGACCAAGGACCTGGCGGGCTGCATTCACGGCCTCAGCAA TGTGAAGCTGAACGAGCACTTCCTGAACACCACGGACTTCCTCGACACCATCAAGAGCAACCTGGACAGAGCCCTGGGCAGGCAGTAG